The nucleotide sequence TTTGAACGAGTTACATTAGAACCGGGAGAAACCAAGACCGTCACCTTTAGCATCGGTCCTGACGACCTGGAAATATTGGACAAAAACATGAACTGGACAGTAGAACCCGGTAGCTTTGAAGTTCTATTGGGCAGCAGTTCGGAAGATATTCGTCTCCAAAAGGAATTTGAAATTATTAAATAACATCCCAAGCTTAGGCAAAACTCAAGGGTAAAAACAGGAGTAGATTCAGCTTATTCTCTGTATCCTCTTTTACAATCTATCCAAAAAACATAAAAATCTCCTAAGATTTGCGTTAATTTGGGTTGTAAAAAAAATTATAGAAGACAACATGCAAACAGGATTTCAACACCTTCATTCCGGAATGGCTTATTTGGTCATAGCGGGTCTGGCCATTGTTTTTATTTACGCCCTTATTGGTGCTTTAAGCAATAAAGAATTTACTGATAAAAGCCGTAAATTTGGTTTGATAGGACTTATTCCAGCCCATATCCAACTGATCGTAGGAATAGCCATTTACTTTATCAGCCCATTGGGGTTGTCTAATTTATCTGGCGGAGAAGCTATGGGAGATGCCACCAGCAGACTATATGCCTTGGAACATCCCTTGATGAATATCATAGCCATCATCCTGATCACAGTAGGTTACAGTAGGGCTAAAAAATTAACCAATAATAAGGCCAGGTACAGAAGCCTTTATATGTTTTATGGAATTGCCTTATTAATGATCCTTTCAAGAATACCTTGGAATGCTTGGTTGGCATAAAATATCAAAAGGAGCTCAACGGCTCCTTTTTTCTTTCAATTCAATCTTCCTCTATGATATTTTTTACTCTTCCCACTTCACCGGTATCCAGCTGAACCTTGATCCCATGTGGGTGATTGGGTGATTTAGTCAATATCCGCTTCACCAGGCCATCAGTGAGTTCCCCACTCCTCTGATGATGTTTTTGCACGATCTCTACAAAATCCCCTATTTTTATATCCTTCCTTATTCTACCGTCAAGCATATTGAATGTATATGTTATTTATCCATTTATTTTCATCAAAAGCAAATTCCGACGAAATAACGCAAATAAATTGAATTCAGCCACTTTTAGAATCAGATAATTGAATCGCATTGACTATTCAGAACTATTTCACTCCTATTTGATCTTGGCATAAACTTCTTACTGCCTTATACTCTCCCTTAAAGGTATCCTTTACCATCACTATCTGCCATAAATGGTTTTGACGGGCACGAAAAGAGCCTGCACTACAACTCAAGTAATACTGCCACATCCTGTAAAATCTATGATCATAATGCTCCTTGATGGAATCCCAAGCTGCTTTGAACCGATCCAACCAAGCCATCAGCGTATTATCATAATAAAGCCCAAAGTTGTGCCAGTCTTCAATATGAAAGTACCCTTCCATGGCTTTTGTAAGCTGTGCAGCTGATGGTATCAGACTATTTGGAAAGATATACTTATCGATCCAAGGGTCAGTGACTTCAAAAGTTGCATATTTACCTATCGTATGAAGGAGACTGATGCCCCCATCTTTTAGATTTTTATTCACCACCTCCATATACTTCCGATGGTTTTTCAAGCCCACATGTTCCATCATTCCGATGGATAAGACCCTATCAAATGACTCATTGACCTCTCTATAATCCTGCAAACGTATTTCCACATCCAGTCCCCTGCAGCGTACCTTTGCCAATTCAGCCTGCTTCTCAGATAGCGTCAATCCAACCACTTCTACCTGATAATTTCTGGCGGCATATGTTGCAAATCCACCCCATCCACAACCAATATCTAAAACCCGCATCCCTGCTGACAGCTTTAACTTTCGGCATATCAATTCCAACTTTTTCTCCTGTGCCTCGTCTAA is from Echinicola marina and encodes:
- the cfa gene encoding cyclopropane fatty acyl phospholipid synthase produces the protein MDAYQKTIQELLAHAGICVNGAAQYDIQVKDHRFYKKVLSEGSLGLGEAYMDGWWECEALDEFFNKLLRAKLHQKVKGNLKMFWQGIKAKLFNLQSITLAKNTIVQHYNIGNTLYEKMLDKYMMYSCAYWEEARDLDEAQEKKLELICRKLKLSAGMRVLDIGCGWGGFATYAARNYQVEVVGLTLSEKQAELAKVRCRGLDVEIRLQDYREVNESFDRVLSIGMMEHVGLKNHRKYMEVVNKNLKDGGISLLHTIGKYATFEVTDPWIDKYIFPNSLIPSAAQLTKAMEGYFHIEDWHNFGLYYDNTLMAWLDRFKAAWDSIKEHYDHRFYRMWQYYLSCSAGSFRARQNHLWQIVMVKDTFKGEYKAVRSLCQDQIGVK
- a CDS encoding YwbE family protein; its protein translation is MLDGRIRKDIKIGDFVEIVQKHHQRSGELTDGLVKRILTKSPNHPHGIKVQLDTGEVGRVKNIIEED